Part of the Antechinus flavipes isolate AdamAnt ecotype Samford, QLD, Australia chromosome 2, AdamAnt_v2, whole genome shotgun sequence genome is shown below.
AGAGTTTACACCTTGGCTCTGACTCCACTAGTGTGCGCTTGAGCAAATTGCTTAAGTCCCTCTGAACCTCAGTTGACTCATCTGTAAAGAAAGATTGTGTGAGAAAATCTCCCTTTCTGCATCTTGATTCCCTCAGTGCTAAAATGAAGTTAGGCTAGTTAGCGTTATGAGAATCCTTCTGTATTTCTCTTCTTACCCCCAACCTACTTCTAGGGAAGCCAAAATGCTCCTCAATAGCAGGGAAATGTCTTAATTTGGCACTAAGTGCCACTGTGCCAGAGATATGGCATCTGTACATCTGTAAAGTAGAAATGATGatatagctttaaatctatatctatctatatctatctatctatctatatatatatatatatatataatttataaatctatatatggaaggtcatctagtccaaccccttcgattttacaaattttacaaactgagacccagagaggagtTACATAACTTGCAATGGATAGTGATTAGCATAACTagcatttaaactcagattctccGACTCCAAACATAGTACTCTTTCTGCTGTATCCCTTTTCCTCTTGGTGGCTGTGACATAAGTGCTGTGTGAATTTTAAAGCAATGTaaaaaaatctatgtatataaagatgTATCACACATATGGCTACATGCCAGTACCTGAATCAGTATGCAGCTTTAGTTCTACTTTAGAGCTTAAATCAGGTTTGAAAGGCTAAGCTGTCACTAATTAATATTCTGgaaagtaaagatagtttttgaatCCCAGGTCAGCACTGACTTAGCTACATAACCTTGGGCCAGTCACTTTACcaaatgaaaagattgaactagataatttctgaggtcccttccagctctaaatagcTGTTTTATGACCATATACACATCACTTAGTTTTTCTGGGCACTGGTTTCCTGATTTAGAATAAGGAAAGTGCTTTAAAAGTCTTATCATCTTATGtaaatgctttattattataCTAAGTTACGTTactcattttttggggggggagggggattgattaaagataaaaatgacaacactttGGATTGGATTTAAATTCTTGAACTCTTTGCCATAACTCCTACAGCTGAAGTCCACTGATTGATCAGAATTGACTAGAGTTAGGTATTAGATATTGAAGACTTCTTGAAGGAACTTGATTTTGAGCTAAGTCCTAAAgaagtgggacactaatgcattggtggggagttgtgaaatgatccaaccattctggagagcaatttggaattatgcccaaaggactataaaactctgcatcccctttgacccagcagtgccattactggatcagtatcccaaggaaatcataaaggagggaaaaggacccacatgtgcaaaaatgtttgttgcagttttttttttttttttttggtagtagcaaagaattggaaaaggaatggatgcgcccatcagttagggaaggactgaacaaattgtggtacacaaaagtaatggaatattattgttctttaaaaagtgataaacaaagacaattttttttttttaaatgatgaacaagctgattagagaaaggcctggtaagatttacgtgaactgatgctgagtgaaacaagcagagccaggaataAATTggacacaataacaacaagaatgtgtgatgatcagctatgaaagtcTTGTATCTCTCAGTATTTCAATATCCAAAAAAATCCTTacagactttggatagaaaatgctatctgcctccaaaaaaagaactaaggagattgaatgtaaatcaacatatgttgtGTTCACTGcttttttctgtgtcttttatctttcccatggtttttcttttttgctttgatttttctctcccaaaatgattcataaagcgatgtgtattaaaaataaataaacttactacaaaaaaagaacatgagGGAGCTTTAAAagggaatttattttatagaggaggatattgaggcccagaaagattaagtcatttccccaatttatatatatatatgtatatatatatatatatatatataattaataaatagctTACCACATGGGGAACTAGATCTCAGGTCTCCTGGTTTCCAGTCTATTTCTCTTTCCAggaatatatgtaattataattaatgCCATTATTTTTGTAAACTTGCATTGAACCATGTTGGATCAAGTTGGGAAATAAAAAAGCTCTTGGCcctgatttttcctttctccttcctcaagtGACAAGAGACAAACATAGGTATCTTTAGTGaatgacttttcattttttcattaacaCTCAATTCAGACAACTAGGTCAGACAACAATATATGGAGTAAtgatgtgacccttggcaagtttcagtttcctcatttgtaaactgaggaaaataatagcatttacctcccaaggttttttgagtatcaaatgagaccATTGTAAAATACATTGCACTATCTAAATACTAgccattattattaattcatttaataatgtttatttaattgaatttaaacaCATATTAAGTACAGTGTACTGTCCTAAATGCTATAGtagatacaaatgaaaaagaatggtcTCTACCCTCAAGAAACTGATAATCTTGCCAGATATATTTTACCCAATTTTAAGGTGGTTTTTCTTAGATGTGAACCTGTCTTTTTACCTCTCATGTGCTTCTTTGAAATTGTGTATTAAATGAGACTAATGGTTTGTAGATAGAGGAGGCTTTTTGAAAATATACAGTAAccaatttatcctttatttaGGTGGAGTGTTCCTAAGACGAAAATTGACTCTAGGACCTCAGCCATGTTTTCAGAGCAAGCTTCAAAGAGGGCTCACACACTTTTGTCTCCACCATCCACTGAGTCTTCCACCTTTGCTCGAGTACCTGTGACGACTTACACTAACTCTTCTCAACCTTTTCGTTTGGGGGAGAGAAGCTTTAGCCGACAGTATGCTCACATCTATGCTACCCGCCTTGTTCATATGACACCTCTCTTAGTGAACCGGGCTCGGCAACGTTGGAGTGAGTGACAGAAATTTGTGGGGATTATAGGGAATGGAAAAGGCTTCTTAGAGTTGGTGATATTTGAGCTAGTTAGAATTTCAGCAATTAAAGATGAGATTGGAAAAAGTGCATTCCAGCTATAGAAGTGTCACgaataaagaggaaaattcaGGATAAATTATGAGAATAACATCTAGTCTAGGTTGACTGTAGTATACTTTTTGTGAAGACCAGTAGTATGAGATAAGGGTGGAGGAAGAAACAGGAGCAAGATGATGTAGGACttaaagaccagaactaaatCTTACACGCTGACCCCCACAGGTCCATTGTAGGGAGGGAGACAAGTAAAGCCAATGATAGACAGGAAGTATAGGAATAAATCAAAAAACCAAAGTCACTTGAAAGATTAATGGGTTCACTAAGACATGagaaaatatgacagaaaaatgacTGGGAGTTTGTGATCTGATCAGAGAATAAAATTCCAGAGTTCAGAATCTTAAATTGAGAAGTCTTGAGTTTTGGATGTAGCCGGGCTGTTGGTGGCAGAAACTAAATGGAGTTGGATGTCATGAAGGTAACGAGCTCAGACAATTTTGGAAGGTCAGGGCATTGGGTGATTAACATGAAAACTCAACTGATCAAAGAAAGATGATGGCAGAGAacaagaaggagggaaagattgGGCCAGACAAGCCAAGTTGGCCATTGAGGAAATTAGAAGTTAATAGGCATTTCAGACTGACCTGAGAAGTTTGCCATTACTTGTAAAATTCTGAGTTCTGAGAATATAAGTTCTGAACCTATATATAagtttctttatatactttatgtACTATATTTatcttaaacatttttattttttcaaacctcataatcccttcttcccccccctcccatttttttaagagaaaaaaaattctcagtgtgatgaccgcatatttaaaatcagctggagtcaggaattcaggttaagggaaaaatcttcaatctttattctcagtagaggtgaagaaggagtgcgatagcaatatgggcagacaggaagccagctagcagagggagattggaggtgaagggcggttgcGATAGCattgcgagcagctgtgtcaagataccagccagcagtctctctttttgcttcccCTCGCTTCCCCTTCCACCTTCTGCCTCCACataccaaaaacgtcatttcctatacaacacatcaggacttgcacaaagagtgggcggggaccattctttgtccaagcatatatattaatagagtatggtccaattactatttagcctcacgtgcttgggacctcagtgcatcaactcaagcccaTTACATCTCAAGAAAGATGTTTTTTCCCAaatcttttctgttttgatttagTCTAGGCTATCACATCATAGATGTAGTATTTTAAATTTGCTGTCAGCTCTAAATTTTGAGAAACCCCATATGGGAGACCACATCATTAGATCATCTGTCTTCTCATGGTTCCACAGAGTACCAGTACCTTTGTTGTTATTAGTACGAAGTCTCTAGTTACCAAGTTTTCTCTCTTTGTTAACTGCTGTCCTCCACACTGAAAAAAGGGCACATCCTTGTTGTTTGAGACATTAGGATTGTTACAGGGTTCTGTTGTGAGGCCCTGTCTTGAATGGCCCTCTGCTGTGGGTAAAGGTTGAGGGAGTTGTGACTTTTTCTATTGACTTTCTCTTAAACTTTCATAGATGACATCACCATTATTATCCACAGGCAGTGAAGTAAGTGTAAAGAAGCTCTGTGAATTGCAACCTGGGGAGAAATGTTGTGTGGTAGGGACTCTCTTCAAGTCCATGCAGCTTCAGCCTTCCATTCTTCGGGAAATCAGTGAAGAGGTGAGCCTTTTACTTCACAGCTATAAATTTAACTTCCTACCATGCTTCTGAAAACTAAAAACATATGATTGGGAAGTTAGAACAAGGAAGGTATACCATAGGTTTGAAGGTCACTAAAGAAGGTTGTTCCTAGAAATTTTACCCCTTGGAGGCCTCTCAGCACTTTGAATTCAGCAAGTCAGGTTTTATGTGGACACCAGAAGAATAGGAATGACATTTGAAGGAGCAATTGGTCCCTTGAATACgggaagagaaaaacaaggaagagTATAAAAACTAAGTGGATTGTTACATTGCAGAACTTTTAAGAAATTTGAACTGTAGCAATTTTGACCCTAAAAAGCCCTCCATTTTGATATTCCAGCATAATCTACTGCCCCAGCCTCCTCGCAACAAATACATTCACCCAGACGATGAGCTGATTCTGGAAGATGAGTTACAACGCATCAGATTGGAAGGCACTATTGATGTGTCCAGATTGGTAACAGGTACATGGGGAAATGCATGTGggagctaggtggcgccatagctCATAGCCCACCAGGCCTGTAGTcgggaagactcctcttcctgagaaccagtctggcctcagacattctctagctgtgtggccttgggtgagccatttaatctgtttgcctcagtttcctcatctgtaaagtgagctagaggagaaaatggcaaaccactctagtttcTTTGTCGAGAAAACCCCAGTCACAAAGATTAGACATGATTAAAAATAActcaacaaacaacaacaaacatagtTAAAGTGTGTGCTTATTTTCTTGCACTCATAAAGGGGATGGACATTGTGATTAGACCCAGTGGGCACATGATGCTCATTTCCTAATGGAGGACTTAGATTGTAattaaaatctgttttgcttgactatagtGTGGAACAAggcttttattttgctttcagttagggaagaggaagagaaatttagAGTGGGAAGAAGAGCAAGCACATTTTTTTGTggattgattaaaaaaacaaagtatagTCCTTATAAAGGACAAGGGAGATCTAAATAGATGTAGATAAACAAGAGGCtacctttcttttctccaatGGCACCATCACCAAGAAGACTACAACTTGGTTGGAGTTCTCAGTGAATAATCCCTCACTTTAAGGGGTAAAGGATGATTAGGATAGTATAGTCTTGACAATTTGGGGATCTAAGTTTAATGAATGCTTCCTTGCTGTGCTGCTCTGTGACAAGGAAAAGGTGGCTATACCTCTAGGCTCCTCCATCTAACTTTGGGATCCTGATCTATCCTGCTCTTCAGGAATCGTGCTGGCAGTGCTGGGCTCTGTGCAAGATGATGGCAAGTTCTTGGTAGAGGATCATTGCTTTGCAGACTTGCCCCCTCAGAACCTTATGACAGTACCTGATGCAGACAGGTAAATGTTTTAACATGAGGACTTGCATTTAATTGCAGCTCCTGACTATCTTTTGACTCAAAGCCATGCTATATCTTTTAGTGTGGCTACTGCCTCAGGGGCTATAAAGCCTTATTTTATAGTATCAAGAACATCAAATGCTTTGTTTTCCCGAACCATTCATTTATAAAGTAGCCCTACCTATTTGTAATCTAGCTTGGGAATTTCCCCTGAAATTCTGTTGAGGCCCTCTTCTCTTTGGGGGACCACCCAGAAGGACACTAAAAACAACTGACCTCTTCCTGCAGGTTTGTGCTGCTGGTATCTGGCCTGGGCCTGGGTGGATGCAGTGGTGAGAGTCTGCTGGGGACCCAGTTGATGGTAGATGTTGTGACAGGACAATTAGGCGATGAAGGAGAACAGAACAGTGCTGCCCACATCTCTCGGGTCATTCTGGCTGGGAATTTACTCAGTCAGAATACCCAGAGCAGAGACTCCATCAATAAGGTATGGATCCTACCTTTTTGAATTCTCTTTGGACTCTCTCCTAAAGAGAAATCTTGAACTTCCTGCAAATTTTTGTTTTATGCcttggggagaggaggggaagaagtgGGATCATCTCTATGGTGGTGAATTTCTTTagggaatttggaattaaaaggaTACAGATTTTAGTGATAAGCTTTTTAAAGTGGCTGCTGTACCTTCTTTGTTTGGAACCTTTTTTTGTTTATCCATAGATTCTTTTTCTGGGATGCCTGGCCTAATTGTGTTATTAGGGAAATAGcatatataatagtataaattATATCCTTTTGTCCGCTTCCTTAAAAAGCTCAGATAGCAAGATCTATTTGTTCTTTGTTTAggagaatattattttatttttttcctaattacaggTAAAAGCCATTCTGAaccttactttttattttattttattttaaccctactttttaaaaaaaattgaattccaatttctctctctccctcttatcTCCCTTTCCTGATACAGTAAACAAATTTATATATGCTATACAGGTTTgcaataaacaaaacattttaatattagtTATATTGGGGAAAagacacatcaaaaaaaaaaaagcagtgaaaaaatagtatgtttttgAGCTCTACTCAGACTccatcaattttttctctggaggtgaccAGTGGTACTTATTTTTGACATAAGGCCCATTTTTCTACTTTGAAAAGAGAGAACTAATGGTTACAGGGATGGTAAAGTCCACAGCAAGGGATTCTTGGTTCTGTCCTTGATTGCTGAGTTCACTCTGTATTTCCTAGTACAGTGAAGTTAAGAGTCCTGAGTGCAGAGTTCTGAGGAAAATTCTTTGATCCACACTTTCTTTGGGGACTGACATTGACTATTGGGATTTCTATTTCCAGGCTAAATACTTAACTAAGAAAACACAGGCAGCTAGTGTGGAAGCCATTAAGATGTTGGATGAGATCCTACTACAACTGAGTGTAAGCATACCTGAAACTGTAGTTACTCTTAGAAATCACTTCCTTAGAGCTAGAATTGGGCAATAAATGGCATGTAGTTGGTGGGAATTGGGAATTTGGGATTAAAGATTTGGGGTGAATAATGACAAACATATCTTTCTATTATTTGTGCTAGGCCTCAGTGCCTGTGGATGTGATGCCTGGTGAATTTGACCCAACAAACTACACGCTACCTCAACAGCCACTTCATCCTTGCATGTTCCCACTGGCTTCTGCCTATTCCACACTGCAGCTGGTCACCAACCCCTACCAGGCCACCATTGATGGAGTCAGGTACTTCTAAAATGGTTTGACTCTGACTTAAAAACTTTTTCTAATTTTACTAGACTAAACCATTAGGGTAAGGTATATGTTTTGGTGGAAATTGCTAGTGAAGGTGGGAAGTGGTTCTGGTGTTTGTAACTTTCTGATTCCACATCAATCACAAGAGTCCAAAATGACCTTCAGCTAACAGCTGGATCTTCAGGGATCATACAAGCCTGTTAGGGTCACAAAAGACAGAAGGTGACTATATCATACCCAAGGACAGGAAAAAGATTGTATTAGAATAGAACTAACTTGAAATTTGCCCTACAGGTTCCTGGGGACATCGGGACAGAATGTGAGTGATATTTTCCGCTACAGCAGCATGGAGGATCATCTGGAGATCCTGGAGTGGACGCTCCGGGTGGGCCACATCAGCCCCACTGCACCTGACACTCTAGGTAATGAGACTTGTAGTCAAGTACAGAGGATTCCAATCTTTTTGGAAGAGATTAGGAAGGATTAGTGATTCTTTGGCATGGCCTGATAGTTCCATTTGTCCTTTATGATAGTTAATAGTATCTTTGTAATGTCCTGTTTAAGTAGGGGAGCTGATTCCAGAAGCCAATTCTGAAgcattgacatttttcttttatacaatCCAGGCCTATTATAGAATTCAAGACCCAAAAGTTTAGGAACTTGAGGATCCTTAGAGATATAAATCTCATCTGTCCCAAAGGTTCATAAAATTGAAATCAAATGATACTTGAGAcagattttctctttattgtctATTTGATCTtatgaccatttttttttccccatgtattTTTCCCCTTGCAGGATGTTATCCCTTCTACAAAACAGACCCATTCATCTTCCCTGAGTGTCCCCATGTCTACTTCTGTGGCAACACTCCTAAATTCTGCTCCAAAATCATCAGAGGTTAGTTCTATCTATGTCAAGGACACTAAAGGTCAGACTGCTACATGAGGGGATGGATCTTCATTGGGACTAGTGTCTCATGAAGTTAGGAACACACCTCCCTCTGACTCTATTTTCTTGGGATGGATTTCTAGTATTTTAGAACAGTGTGATATGATGGACAGACTAGAtttgggagtcagaagacctgggctcAAATTTCAGCCCTGCCACCCTGCCAGCTGCATGGTCTTAGGCAAATCTTTTAGCTTCTCTGAACttccctttcttcatctgtgaaattcaTTAATATGTCTGTTCTgcctacttcacagaattgttaCGAAGATGAAAGAAGATCATGGATGTGTTTAGTTTTGCCAACTAAAACATTCTATAAATATAGGGTGGGGTTATTAACATTTGCTGCCCTGGAACTAGCCCAAGCTCTTCTTTCTGGAGACTAGGACTAGTTTTGTTAGGATGAATGTGCTTTTGGTCATTTCACTCACCAAGAGCTAATCTGGATCTATTTATTAATACCTGAAAATGCCTGGGGTCCAATGCTAGGTAGTTTCCTTCCTCTTTGGGGATTCTGGTAAGtgcttatat
Proteins encoded:
- the POLD2 gene encoding DNA polymerase delta subunit 2 gives rise to the protein MFSEQASKRAHTLLSPPSTESSTFARVPVTTYTNSSQPFRLGERSFSRQYAHIYATRLVHMTPLLVNRARQRWSSEVSVKKLCELQPGEKCCVVGTLFKSMQLQPSILREISEEHNLLPQPPRNKYIHPDDELILEDELQRIRLEGTIDVSRLVTGIVLAVLGSVQDDGKFLVEDHCFADLPPQNLMTVPDADRFVLLVSGLGLGGCSGESLLGTQLMVDVVTGQLGDEGEQNSAAHISRVILAGNLLSQNTQSRDSINKAKYLTKKTQAASVEAIKMLDEILLQLSASVPVDVMPGEFDPTNYTLPQQPLHPCMFPLASAYSTLQLVTNPYQATIDGVRFLGTSGQNVSDIFRYSSMEDHLEILEWTLRVGHISPTAPDTLGCYPFYKTDPFIFPECPHVYFCGNTPKFCSKIIRGPEEQTVLLVAVPNFSTTQTACLVNLRNLACQPISFSGFSAEDDDDLGEGLDMGS